aaatgcaagcacgggaatatggtatcaattggaagatatataccccgtatgcaggtgctgctggaatgttgctacttagaaatggaaagttcacaattggaaagctgaaatcatctcttttgtcgtaaaattttgttttcaaaacgcTCTGATCTTTTGAATATTAGTACACTTGATAAATTAACAGTATGGTATAAGGGTAAATACAGCATCACTTTAAGATTCTCTACAATTACAGTCATATTTTTAGAAATTAAGAAATAAGAACACCAAACACAACACACTATGCTCTATATTTAGCAATAGGAACATTTTTTAAagccttttttaatttttttattatgaaagtGCCACTTACATTTGTCTTAATTATTTAACGTTATATGTTAAAAGATAACGGAAAAGTAAGAACGAGGAAAATACAATATGTCTTTTTAGATCTTCACAAACTTACAATTATAGTCTTATCAttagaaaataagaaaaacaagcAAACACAATTAATAAGCTCATACATATTTTTAGAATAGAAACAAGACTTATGATAAATCTAAAATTTGTACTAGAGGATGTCAGTTAGACAAACACACacatattattgtatatatttatgcaCATCCCTGCACTACTGTTTCGCTGACAATCTCTGTACTCACAACAAATTCAAACAATtgcatttgttttaattatatactggtattaaattttttaaactatagGTTAATCATCGTTTTACCCCGTATAAGAATGGATTTTTGTAGGTCAATCAAATGATGTACCCATGTTTCACTtacaatgttgacattcttttccttttaacaAATGAACACGTTCAATTCATGCGTAACCAATCtgtagctaaggggttaaattaaaggctaaatgaatacggattcaatgagatcgaattattcacttacaagtTGATGATTTATCAGCGGTGTTTCATTGCTAATTTTAGCATGATGTAATCAAACTGGCTGTAAAacgcaaattattatttcactatttcgcTTTCAATAATGAtcgaacaaaacaaaaattgatttttttatgtctcgtagctaatgcccctttaagaaattatttatcaaaggtaccaagcttataatttaatacgccagacgtgcgtttaaTCTTCATtctgaaagcaaaaaaaaataaaatacaaattaagtcaaatttgaaaagcatttatgacacaaaattccaaacagttgtgccaaatacggttaaggttatctatgccttggataagaaaatccttaggatTTCCCatatttcatacttttgcaaacagtaaatttataaaaattaccatataattgatatttatttcaacaccgaagtgctgactacttggctggtgataccctcgggaacgaaacgtccaccagcagtggcatcgaccaagtggtgtaaatagttatcaaaggtaccaggcttataattgaatactccagacgcgcgtttctgtAAATAAGGCTGATACAACttatgtaaaacatattttttataaataatgatGTTTGTGTAAAACTATATAATCTTTTTTTACCATTAAATTAAAAACGCGTTTATAAGTATCCTTTTCTTTAACATTACCTTCACAACTGATGATTGTAATCGCACGAAAACGGAGGAATACATATTCTAAAGACTAGAATAACATTAGCCATTATTATTGAGTAGGAAACGTACACGTGTGCATGAAATGTTAATTCTTTTTTGTGTTCAGTTAGTTACTTGTGACTTATCAAATCAGCGTCAGTCGTTTTCTTTGGATTTACTGTTTTCcagtatatttataatttagtatgTTTATTGTTTcgcttttatttttatcaaaagtcTTAACTTGTGTAGGCAGTCTGGTAGTTGTGGATACATTATAAACAGTTAGATTATAAACTGTAACTGTTATTGGATAGTCGGTTCAGGAGCTCACATGTGTACACATATACCgatgttaaataaaatttacttacttactttctTACTAACTTACTTACCAAACTTCAGTCAGCacagtcagcacttctgtgctgacatgattATCATTGAAATGGTCATAATTATAAGTCAACTGTTTACAAACCTTTGAATGTTTTAAATACAGAGGCTTTTGGGAATTGTTGGTCCCCAAAGCTCTCctacttcgtacttttttttttttttttttttttaaatattttattcgagcgtcacggagttcttttgtagacgaaacgtgcgtctggcacaaatacaaaatttcaatccttgtatctatgatacCACTGCAGTTAAAGATTTTATCCAGAGGGTaccaccagtccagtagtcagcacttctgtgtggACATGAATAATAATTGaaatggtcataattataaattaactatttaaaaactttgaattctttaaatgaaaaggcgtttctacctcaggaatagattacataaccttaatttggcaaaacatttaggaattttcagttctcaatgctattcaacttcgtattttttttacctgttttttattcgagcgtcactgatgagcctttagccgaaaagcgcgtctgacgcaaatacaaaattccaatCCTTGTATCCTTGCTCATGTAAGTAAACCGAAGATACGTGTTATTAGGTAGGGCACATTTGTGGGAAAAGGAGGGGAGAGGGGGTTGTAGTCAAAACAAATGAAACATACCTTTTGTCATCTGCGAAGCAGATATTtagtaacggtcaaccaactcgtgatggtgacCGTAAAATTTTCGAATGAATGATATCAACATCATTAATTATTGTAAATgttgtttttacttttgaatgaatttaaataaaaaaaaatcaccatgtTCACGAGATGACGATGTTTGCTTTTGTGTGGAAAACATCAAATTCatcatttgttaatttttttgtaaacttatATTTATTAAGCCCATGGGCAACACAAAATGGATGTTAAATAAATTTAATGAGACTTTAACTGTAACAATCAAAATAGAAGTGAATGCATGGACTTCAAAATGGAGCGAGATCGAGTTTTTGAAAAGGGAAACGTCTCCTGTTATGCATTAATCACCTGCCATGCGAATCAATTTTCAGTCAAATGTGGCGATTAGAACACATTCGAGACCGCCAAAAAAAAACCACGTCACAATTGAGCTGAAACACAGATTTATCATTAAAGAAAGTTACCAAAGCAGGGTTCTTATTGTGAAGTTGGAGCCGTTTATGCCAAACAAGACTATGTTTAATATTACAGAATATATGTCTTAAGAATCTATGCTTTGTTTTCATAGACACAATTCGATCCATCTTTCCACGTTTGTTACTTGTCCAACGATTCAAGCATAATTGATACAACGGTGTTTCTTAATGctgcaattgttttttttaattagactTTTGTTGCGGAAAAATTTGTTGTTGGATACAAAAACAATACACATACAACCTCTGTCTTTCCCCTCTGTTTGTAATCAAAGCATTAACGCATTATCATAAGATTctttattttatcagaaaaaaaatgtattaaaatgtacagaataatgataaaaaaataaacaccaCAAAAAATATTGCTTGAAAATTGATACAATGTTCTAGTATAAGTTTATGGAATCACTTGTTCTTTTCAATCATCCCTCTCAACTTTTCTTCACTTGCTCCTACTATTTCATCAACCTGTAAAAAGCGTATGGATAAGAAGTATAAtgaatagtttaaacatatttatttatagtggattgggaaacaactTTTGAAATGTATATTAATCCCTTtacactttgcgggtgcgagtgttgctttgtagcggcattagccttcTCTTTtccgaaatctacaagggtgtgtttaacgtgcaagagatatggctcactcttaacacgggtcagcaaTTTATTgttcccttccgacggactatcatcgtttcctcaagaccatactcgcaaatggtgccAAGCGAGAGCCGAACATTtaattttcatcccggaacggggatcgaaccaagaacctttgtgttagtagtccgattcactaaccactacaccaggCCTAACTTAGTTCAATGAATGGGTTGATGATGAAACTTgaagaaagttttttttctacatcATTTAACATGCAATTTTGCTGTCTCTGAGAAATTATAACTTTGTTTTATGATTTTCCACCGTGAATTGACTGATTGTTTATGTATCTGTCGCAATACAAATGCAGTTTGTCAATCAATCAAAAGTTGACGTCTCATTTCACATTgtataacaattatcaaaatatccaaaTTTTGCCAGTACCATTGAAATGCCACTAAATAGGATAAACAATAAAGTGAAGGACTAATCAGGTGAATGATGTCGAaatctatatatacatattattctCTGTAACAATGATATATCCGCTAATGATTTATAGCTTCGTCTCTTGACTGGTCTTTTATGTATTTATGTGTTATCATTTCCaaaggttttatccaccattttcttcataagaaaatgcctgtattaagtcaggaatataacagttattatccattTTGTTCCTCTGGACATTTAGCAATTATCAATCAGTCAATAAAATGATCAATCGAGTAATGGACCGtttaatttgaagaaattaataATCAATGTCATCAATAGAAACTGGTCAAGAGCCCCGAGAGAATCACAGACCTTAAGAAAACTGAAAAAGTTAGTCAATTTAGACGAGATTCGAGCGCACCTTCTACCACCACCTCAGTGTAGACAGGCTAGTAATACTTAAAGTTAGACCagtcggccaccgaggcccctgcACTACTGCTAAAGGTGACAGTAGTCTTTACCTTGAAATTGTTATAATTTTGGCTAGGCTACCATcttatttgcattttttaaaaagatttttttaaatggaaaccATGTCAAATTCGACATTTGTATGACATGCAAATTGTCACATGTTACATTTGTGCACTTAAATGTGCAATTATATCACCATTTTCTTTCAGGAATTAACTTGACTCTTTATTGATGGCTTAATGAATTAAGCCTATTTGAAATTAAAGCGATAAAAAATAATGCTCTAGTTAAATATCCCCCTctttagaaaaattgttaaaacaatACCTTATTGCCATTTTTGTAACATTGAAATGTAGGCATTGCAGATATTCCACACGCTGCAGCAACGtcctacaataaataaaaatcaatgtgTTACAGTTGCTGATGAAGGTTTCTTTAAAAGGGGTCGGGGTAGATAAATCTATTAACAACATTAATGAACAGAAATTATGTCCTCGGGAGCTTGCAATTTACGAGCAAAGAcaatagttaaaataaaaaaatcaatacccATCAGTTAAATCGATGATACATAAGCACATTtcgaaatttaataaaaatgtttttcgtaAAAGAAAACTGTATACCGAAATTAAACAACATAGTATGGGTCCTTAGATAACTAAATTGAGATTTGCTGATGCCAATAAATAGCATCGAAACCTGAAGAATACTtcgcatttctttttttaaattaaaaactttgcagcaaaatgacaaaatattatttgtgaagttgataaggAATTTTTGTCAACAAGGTCTTGATACGAGGACGTTCTTTGAAATACCACTGATTTATCAGCTTTCTGCTCAGAAGAGAGCATCCTATGataattgttaaaattgagaatggaaatggggaatgtgccaaagagacaacaaccagaccatagatcagacaacagcagaaggtcaccattaGGTCTTAAATGCAAcgtgaaattcccgcacccggaggcgtccttcagcaacaaatatatacaaattcagtggtaatgaacgccatactgaaGTTAGTTTACCTCGACTTCATCTACATCCACTTTAAGAAAGATACAATCGCTGTATTCGTCTGACAATTTctaaaaaagaagacaaaatataattaaggaatgactgtaatattttttctgtctatgaagaaataacataaaaaatgtgttgcacactgaataacgcgcgtagcgggttatttaacagtgtgcaccacattttttatgtcatttcgaatagacagaaaaattattacagtcatttcttataatttaattctaaatttcatttcaaaccgtagaaaaccatgaaaaaaggttgatgacgtcacggtcacatgactaaattatgtctatgtgctgataacaaaataacgtcagccaatcagaagacgcgttacatccaaaattaaattattgcgtATTAATCAAAACATTTTAAGATTTTAGTTCGAAAATTATGTTGGTGAAATTTTTTACATCtcttcgtgttgcttagtctttagttttttatgttgtgtcatgtgtcctattatttttctgtttgtctttttcatttttagccattgctttgtcagtttgttatcgTTCCAAGAGTTTGACTGTCATCTCTCGCCTCGCTTGTATAGGCAACATTAAACATTTCTTGAGATAATGGCAGTTCTAGTTTATATGCTTACTTGATATACAGGTGCAATCTGTACACAGGGTCCACACCATGTTGCGAAGAAATCGACAACAATCAATGTATCCCCAGATCCTTTCACTACGCCATCAAATTCGGCCTACAATTAGAATATTCAAAAGATAATATATGCGAGTATATATGAGATGAAGTAAAAGATACCGGCAGAGATTAACATGGAATATGACTTGTGATCACCTCCACTAGCCAAGTTGTTATATGTAAAATGATAATAAGTattttgaagatttaaaaaaaaatcaactttaatT
This sequence is a window from Mytilus edulis chromosome 1, xbMytEdul2.2, whole genome shotgun sequence. Protein-coding genes within it:
- the LOC139488310 gene encoding uncharacterized protein, producing MVKVIGSKAEFDGVVKGSGDTLIVVDFFATWCGPCVQIAPVYQKLSDEYSDCIFLKVDVDEVEDVAAACGISAMPTFQCYKNGNKVDEIVGASEEKLRGMIEKNK